A single window of Opisthocomus hoazin isolate bOpiHoa1 chromosome 5, bOpiHoa1.hap1, whole genome shotgun sequence DNA harbors:
- the OSTC gene encoding oligosaccharyltransferase complex subunit OSTC codes for METLYRLPFAVLECPNIKLKRPSWVHMPSAMTVYALVVVSYFLITGGIIYDVIVEPPSVGSMTDEHGHQRPVAFLAYRVNGQYIMEGLASSFLFTMGGLGFIILDRSNAPNIPKLNRFLLLFIGFVSVLLSFFMARVFMRMKLPGYLMG; via the exons atggAGACGCTGTACCGCCTGCCCTTCGCTGTGCTCGAGTGCCCCAACATCAAGCTGAAGCGGCCGAGCTGGGTGCACATGCCCTCGGCCATGACGGTTTACGCGCTGGTGGTGGTGTCCTACTTCCTCATCACCGGAG GGATCATCTACGACGTCATTGTGGAGCCGCCCAGCGTGGGGTCGATGACAGACGAGCACGGGCATCAGAGGCCGGTGGCCTTCTTGGCCTAcag agtaaATGGGCAATATATTATGGAAGGACTTGCATCCAGCTTCCTCTTCACAATGGGCGGGCTAGGATTCATAATTCTGGATCGATCCAATGCACCAAATATCCCCAAACTGAACAGGTTTCTTTTGCTCTTTATTGGATTTGTCAGTGTGCTTTTGAGCTTCTTCATGGCCAGAGTTTTCATGAGGATGAAATTACC gggcTACTTGATGGGTTAG